The following proteins come from a genomic window of Coffea arabica cultivar ET-39 chromosome 11c, Coffea Arabica ET-39 HiFi, whole genome shotgun sequence:
- the LOC113715529 gene encoding transmembrane 9 superfamily member 2-like, protein MEESAKFLLISVILMGILSEAKSDAFTHKYEKGDPVPLYANTVGPFRNPSETYPYYSLPFCPPDHWEEKKGTFGEVLNGDRLVSGPYKLDFRVDRESQVLCRKNLTREEVSQFQTVIAQDYYLQMYYDDLPMWAFIGKIANGSPNGSRYFIYTKMHFEIYYNGDHIIEINLRTDPSFETDLTEDKVIEVEFLYSVKWKETTAPFEERTLKYTHSAILPRHMSIHRSSISYSFWIVLILVGCLVALYVRVLRKDFNNDEELADNQEEAGWKVIHGDVFRYPKHKSFFVAAVGCGTQLFTVVLSIMTLGIMGVFRPYDRGVLRIALVFTYAVTNIISGFSAVSFYHQLEGSNWVRNLLLTGFLFGGPLFLAFCFLNAVATIYGSTAALPLGTIVVIFLIWLFLAFPLLLLGGIVGKITKSKFQAPCRTTQCPREIPALRWYRGVLPQMAFAGLLPFSVIYIELYYIFASVWGHRVYTLYGVLFICFILLVAITALVSIGFTYLQLAAEDHLWWWRSFLHGGSTALYVYAYCFFYYFERSDMSGLMQTSFLFGYMACICYGLFLLLGTVGFFASLLFVRYIYSSIKCD, encoded by the exons ATGGAAGAGTCTGCAAAGTTTCTTCTTATTTCTGTCATTTTAATGGGTATTCTTAGCGAAGCAAAGTCAGATGCTTTCACCCACAAGTATGAGAAGGGAGATCCAGTGCCCCTATATGCCAACACGGTTGGACCATTTCGCAATCCCAG TGAAACTTATCCATATTACAGCCTTCCATTTTGTCCACCAG ATCACTGGGAAGAGAAGAAGGGAACTTTTGGTGAGGTGTTGAATGGAGATCGTCTTGTTTCTGGTCCATATAAGCTTGATTTCAGGGTGGACAGAGAATCCCAAGTTTTGTGCAGGAAAAACTTGACTAGAGAAGAAGTTTCTCAATTTCAAACAGTAATTGCACAGGATTACTACTTACAGATGTATTATGATGACTTGCCAATGTGGGCTTTTATTGGAAAGATTGCTAATGGTAGCCCAAATGGGTCTAGATATTTCATATACACAAAGATGCATTTTGAAATTTATTATAATGGTGACCACATAATTGAAATTAACCTCCGAACGGATCCCTCATTTGAGACTGACTTAACAGAGGACAAAGTTATTGAGGTGGAGTTCTTGTATAGTGTAAAGTGGAAGGAAACAACCGCACCATTTGAAGAGAGAACTTTAAAGTACACACATTCTGCCATTTTGCCACGTCATATGAGCATCCACCGGTCTAGTATTTCATATTCATTTTGGATAGTTCTCATCTTGGTTGGTTGTCTGGTGGCATTATATGTGCGGGTCCTCAGGAAAGATTTCAATAA TGATGAGGAACTAGCTGATAACCAAGAAGAGGCAGGATGGAAGGTCATCCATGGGGATGTGTTCCGATACCCAAAACACAAGTCCTTCTTTGTTGCAGCAGTTGGTTGTGGCACACAGCTATTTACAGT TGTGTTGTCCATTATGACCTTAGGGATTATGGGTGTATTTCGTCCATATGACCGTGGAGTTCTGAGGATTGCCTTGGTCTTCACATATGCAGTAACAAATATTATTTCTGGATTTAGTGCCGTTTCATTCTATCATCAACTTGAAGGAAGCAACTGG GTGCGGAATCTGCTCCTAACTGGCTTTCTCTTCGGTGGTCCtctctttcttgcattttgttTCCTAAATGCTGTTGCAACTATATATGGCTCTACTGCAGCACTTCCCTTGGGTACAATTGTGGTCATTTTTCTTATATGGCTATTTTTAGCTTTCCCATTGCTTTTGCTGGGTGGGATTGTTGGGAAAATCACAAAGTCCAAGTTTCAAGCTCCTTGCCGCACCACACAGTGTCCTAGAGAAATTCCAGCACTCCGTTGGTATAGGGGTGTTCTTCCTCAAATGGCATTTGCAGGATTGCTGCCATTCAGTGTTATCTATATTGAGCTCTATTACATCTTTGCCAGTGTATGGGGTCACAGGGTGTATACATTATATGGTGTACTATTCATTTGCTTCATTCTACTTGTAGCCATTACTGCTCTCGTCTCAATTGGTTTTACATACCTTCAACTTGCTGCTGAAGATCATCTATGGTGGTGGAG GTCATTTCTTCATGGTGGTTCAACTGCCCTCTACGTCTATGCTTACTGCTTTTTCTATTACTTCGAAAGATCAGATATGAGCGGTCTAATGCAAACCTCTTTTTTGTTTGGCTACATGGCTTGCATCTGCTATGGCCTTTTCCTTCTGTTAGGCACTGTTGGATTCTTTGCTTCTTTACTATTTGTTCGCTACATATATAGTTCTATCAAGTGTGATTGA
- the LOC113715398 gene encoding uncharacterized protein isoform X1, translating to MKLSQNKTLDFLPLFYSKRHESSSSFSWGWTFQLYFSGFPTKSSFALLLLRTLIKLSFSKPPSYFFSAGCPDSYKSNVSSCGSTGFSILGSLSQNLASLKVKQTPSLSCALAFRSFIHSGDAKKADTGSISRPDTGSISRPDTGSISRPETGSTYRPDTGSTTRPMDFVRGIIEESGIRGFGGFPLSPYTVEQNADIVHMKLLRNNTFITLTDSKGNRKPGERLSASAGSLPDKGGKVSRYGAEAAAEHVGREARKAGVKSIVVKVNGFTFFKKKRQAIMAFREGFTRGRGDQSPIVYIEDTTRRPHNGCRRPKKRRI from the exons atgaaattatcccagaATAAAACCCTCGACTTCCTACCTCTTTTCTACAGCAAACGCCATGAATCTTCATCGAGCTTCAGCTGGGGCTGGACTTTCCAGCTCTATTTCTCGGGCTTTCCGACCAAGAGCAGCTTCGCTCTTTTGCTCCTCCGGACGCTCATTAAACTCTCTTTCTCAAAACCACCAAGCTACTTTTTCAG TGCAGGCTGTCCAGACAGCTACAAAAGCAATGTGAGCAGTTGTGGAAGCACTGGGTTCTCTATTTTGGGAagtttgagccaaaatttggcTTCTTTGAAAGTGAAGCAGACGCCATCTTTGTCGTGTGCTCTCGCTTTTCGGAGTTTTATACATTCTGGTGATGCAAAGAAGGCTGATACCGGAAGCATTTCTAGGCCTGATACAGGTAGCATTTCTAGACCTGATACAGGGAGCATTTCTAGGCCCGAGACAGGGAGCACTTATAGACCTGATACAGGGAGCACTACTAGACCAATGGACTTTGTTAGAGGAATTATAGAGGAAAGTGGAATACGTGGATTTGGAGGATTTCCTCTTTCGCCCTATACTGTTGAGCAGAATGCTGATATCGTGCATATGAAGCTGCTTCGAAACAATACTTTTATTACCCTGACAGATTCAAAAGGAAATAGAAAACCTGGAGAGAGACTATCTGCTTCTGCAGGATCTTTGCCAGACAAAGGAGGAAAAGTTTCTCGATATGGTGCTGAAGCGGCTGCAGAACATGTTGGGCGTGAAGCTAGGAAAGCTGGAGTAAAGTCAATTGTGGTGAAAGTTAATGGGTTTACTTTCTTCAAGAAAAAGAGACAAGCAATAATGGCTTTTCGAGAAGGCTTTACACGTGGCCGGGGAGATCAAAGTCCAATAGTCTATATTGAGGATACGACTCGTCGTCCTCATAATGGATGCCGTCGTCCAAAAAAACGCCGCATATAG
- the LOC113715398 gene encoding small ribosomal subunit protein uS11m-like isoform X2, with amino-acid sequence MNLHRASAGAGLSSSISRAFRPRAASLFCSSGRSLNSLSQNHQATFSGCPDSYKSNVSSCGSTGFSILGSLSQNLASLKVKQTPSLSCALAFRSFIHSGDAKKADTGSISRPDTGSISRPDTGSISRPETGSTYRPDTGSTTRPMDFVRGIIEESGIRGFGGFPLSPYTVEQNADIVHMKLLRNNTFITLTDSKGNRKPGERLSASAGSLPDKGGKVSRYGAEAAAEHVGREARKAGVKSIVVKVNGFTFFKKKRQAIMAFREGFTRGRGDQSPIVYIEDTTRRPHNGCRRPKKRRI; translated from the exons ATGAATCTTCATCGAGCTTCAGCTGGGGCTGGACTTTCCAGCTCTATTTCTCGGGCTTTCCGACCAAGAGCAGCTTCGCTCTTTTGCTCCTCCGGACGCTCATTAAACTCTCTTTCTCAAAACCACCAAGCTACTTTTTCAG GCTGTCCAGACAGCTACAAAAGCAATGTGAGCAGTTGTGGAAGCACTGGGTTCTCTATTTTGGGAagtttgagccaaaatttggcTTCTTTGAAAGTGAAGCAGACGCCATCTTTGTCGTGTGCTCTCGCTTTTCGGAGTTTTATACATTCTGGTGATGCAAAGAAGGCTGATACCGGAAGCATTTCTAGGCCTGATACAGGTAGCATTTCTAGACCTGATACAGGGAGCATTTCTAGGCCCGAGACAGGGAGCACTTATAGACCTGATACAGGGAGCACTACTAGACCAATGGACTTTGTTAGAGGAATTATAGAGGAAAGTGGAATACGTGGATTTGGAGGATTTCCTCTTTCGCCCTATACTGTTGAGCAGAATGCTGATATCGTGCATATGAAGCTGCTTCGAAACAATACTTTTATTACCCTGACAGATTCAAAAGGAAATAGAAAACCTGGAGAGAGACTATCTGCTTCTGCAGGATCTTTGCCAGACAAAGGAGGAAAAGTTTCTCGATATGGTGCTGAAGCGGCTGCAGAACATGTTGGGCGTGAAGCTAGGAAAGCTGGAGTAAAGTCAATTGTGGTGAAAGTTAATGGGTTTACTTTCTTCAAGAAAAAGAGACAAGCAATAATGGCTTTTCGAGAAGGCTTTACACGTGGCCGGGGAGATCAAAGTCCAATAGTCTATATTGAGGATACGACTCGTCGTCCTCATAATGGATGCCGTCGTCCAAAAAAACGCCGCATATAG